The Sander vitreus isolate 19-12246 chromosome 24, sanVit1, whole genome shotgun sequence genome segment AGTGGTGGCAGTTATGGCTTTACATTTAAGCCATTTAATTGCCTCTGTTTTGGGCAATCAGTGTCTGTTTTGCCTGTTTTATAAAGCATGAAGTATACATCTTCTAAGCCAACTTCTTTCCCATTTATCACCGCTAGTAGTCCCAGGGACTACGGGCAGAAACTAGCAATTTGCCAAAACCTGGCACAAGACatctattaatgtttttttttttttttttggtgcacTGTCCCTGTTCAAAGAAATAAATTACGTATAAGGTATTACATATtaagtatataaatatatagtaaTAGTTTCATGAACTACACACGTGTCCAAATGATGAGGATATACTCAATGCTTGACCTTTTCtatttatgtattatgtattatgtattattattattattgggtaattgtgattggctgccagtatttgatttgtatttaaaCAATCTTTATTCACAAACATGAATAGCCTTTAACATCTTCTGTACATCTTTGAGTCTACAATCACAAACAAGGTTAACCCAAAAGATATtaccaaaacaaaagcaaaacataaTCCAATAAATAGTTTGTAAAGCTTACAGAGGTCATATGATTTAACAGCTTTTTCGTTTGTACAATcagatatggaaaaaaaatgttttctttaatattGGCAACCAGCTCCAGAaagcttttgtttttgcattttttagatttatgtaaataaaatgtggTTAAAATAATGAGTACATTTAACACATAATACTCTGAACATAATCATCATTTTGAGTGAATCCAAACAACACATTTTCCCTAAAAGTAATGTAAATTGAGGCTGTATGAATTGAATGTGATCatcaatatactatactgtatgttatgtgACAGTGCATTTCTAGTCTAAGCCTCAGCCAATCAGTGCCGGAGAATTCGTCAAAGCAGGAAGTCGTCATCGCTGGCAGAGCAGTATATTCCCGCGAAGATCGAGCCTAAGTAGGTGAATTACAGTTGTTTTCCCAGGTATGTCTCGTTATTATTTGATGTGTGTATACATTGCTAGACAgattaacgttaatgttagtaACTTACATAGTCAAAGTAATCGTTCCTAGCTAAAGCGGACTGCTGCTGTTTgcctcttttatttttatttttagcgtGCAGCTAAAAAGCCCTGACGTTTAGTTCAGCGTGGAGAGAAAGTGATACCAAACTCCATTCGTAAATTGTAACACATTAGTAACTCACTGCTTTCCAGCAAATATGAACACAATATTGAATACAACTTGCGACCGCTTCTGAACATGTACGAGTCACTTTATAATTCGGCATACATATCATACACTAAAGCTTAAGGGATTCGTGTTTAATGATTCAGGCTAATTTGTAAACACACCTCCGAGGCAGTTATTAAAGTGGACATTTGTATTTAAATAGATGTTTCTTATTTGCCCTCATTTATTTAAGATCTTATCTCACGTTACAGCATTCATGCACCTATGTTACAAACGAGGTCATAGTTGTTTTTTGCGACGAAAACTGTATTGGAGTTTGGCGTTAACTTGTCAACGTCCAAGACGAAGTCTGCTATCAGGGCTAAGGCTGTCGATGCCCCAATGTTAGTGCATGTAATGGACACATAACTGCAATTTCAAAGGTTTTACATCAACATGAGATTAGTAGTTTTCATTTTCATGGGATGTCATAAAGGACCCTTGGAGACCCCCTCAGCACATTCTTTGGGCACCACAAATGTCATGTATTTTAAACCAATGAACGTGTTTTGCAGTTCAGAGTCCCAGCCCCATGAGTAAGAGGAAGATACAAGAGGCTCATATGCCAAAAGGAGAATGCATCACACAGGTTTGTATCAGCCAGTTTGACTTATTCTCTTCTAACTTGTTTGTGATATTGTGTCActgaaatgtctttatttatcttcattttcaggttcaggaGATTTTAAGGGAGCGGCTTTGCCATCAGCAGCTCCCTGACAGGCCGGAGGGACTGGAAGCTCAACACAAGTATGTTCATTTCATCAATACCGGCTAAAAAGCctaaaaatatttcattattttcttgttATTCTAGATCAACCCGCCTCTCGTTTACTTGTTTGGTCCATAAAGTCTCAGAAAATAGCGAACAGTGCTGATAAAGAATTCCTCAAAGCCCAAGTTGCCATCtttaaatggctttttttctgtcaaaacCCCCAAACTATACACTGAAGATTTacattaaacaaagaaaagccaGAAATCCTCACATTGAAAAACCGAAATCATATAATTTTGGGAGttttctgctgaaaaaaaaagattactgAAAACAATTTACCAATTATCAAAATTGTGaattatttgttttggtggatcgaactaatcgattaattgtttcAGTTCTAGTTTAGGAAAATATTTAGGCCACTTAAAGGTCTCGAATGGTTTTGGAAATTACATGTCAAATGTTAAAGTAGTCATTTGTTACTGTGAAGAAAAATCTTCTTGAGAGCAATACGGTGAAGTTAGAGCGAGATGAATATAAAAGTCCCATAATCAATTTAATAGAACTTTGTAGTAGGTTTTGTCATCTGTAATGAAGAGACGATCTGGGACACAGTGTGAGTCTCAGTGACCCAGTTCAGTCTTTACCTGGCTGACAGCACCGGCCCAGTTGGGAGGCTGGAAACGCTCCAGTTTCTTGGATATATAACTAAAAGATGTATCCTTGGTCCAGTGGTGAaacgtaactaagtacatttactccagtactgtacagtccaaatgttgaggtactgtacttgagtctttttcttttcaagcCACTTTccacttctactccgctacatttcagagaaatattgtacttcttactccactacattcatctgttacagctttagttactagttactttacacattaagattcctgcacacaaaacacatgtagtttataaaatctgatgttttattctaaagtaaactaaccaacaatataacggcctacaagtccagctgagatgattagatgATTAGAATACTTCTTCTTCCGCCGCTGATTAGATGGAGCTGTTACTGACTAAGTAGGACAAAGAGACAAGACATTTCTCTTTTAACTGTTGAACTCATTATTTCCCACAACTGGAAGAGCATATTATGGGTATTGTAGTCTAAAACCCTGTGTTTTCCAGACACCTCCTGGAGCTGCTGAAGCGGACGGCCGTCCACGGGGAGAGTAACTCGGTGCTAATCGTCGGCCCCAGGGGGGCGGGGAAAACGATGGTGAGCCCCCGCAGCCACAGCACATGCTTCAAATGGGCTCAAGGGTATCgtgggtaaaaaataaaaaaaaataaacaaataaaaatggttgGGAAGATGTTGAATTGTGTTGGAAGTGTGTTTAAATCCTTGGAGGGTTGTATTGTCTGAtggtgtctgtgttttgttttggggTCTGCAGCTCCTGAAGTGTGTGCTGAGAGACCTGCTAGAGGAGAAAGAAGCCCAAAAAAACCTGCTCCAGGTTCATCTCAACGGTACAGGCTCCAGGTCTCCACACATGGGCTGCTTCTGCAGTTTCGCactaaagccgcctacacacgATAAGTACTACTAGTACAATGTAAATAGTACATGAATTCCGTACTATTTCCGgttaaatattacagtatgcaaacaCTGGGCACTACGCCAGCAttatatcccacaatgcaatgcggtagtAACAACAACGTTCATAACAGACAAACTGACAGAAACCGAGGAGCTCCGTAACGTCGGTAACTCTctaatcagtccttccagaaaagagtttttttgtgattgttgggcaaaaatccttgattatgcgtcacgttttcttcaacaatgcgatggaatatgcgggatatttatgcaattttatgcgatgaaattgcgggaacttgcaaaaactgcggtttcatcgtggcttcatcacggggtttgcagctttccGATGCATCGCCAGATAACTACTATCTGGCGATCCGCCAGAGCGGAGGTCGGCAGGGGTTACCATGGTTATGCGTCTCCAAGCGACGAGGAGGCTCTCTGGAAGTGACGTTGAAAGTTACAGCTCagtgcacactactgtttatttacacaaaagtacGTTGAACGATAGTTTGcatgcagaggaggagatttTGGActattttagattttatttattcGGAATTTAAGGATCTAAACATGAAGACATTTTGTGAGATTTTTCTAATTTCCGGATTTGTTCTTGCTTATGGCCGCGGAAGATATTCTTCCAGGGTTTCATACAGGAACCAGAGATATAGGTATCATCAGCATATTGTGTGATCTTCTCCGAGCACAGACTCCTTTCAAAGCTCCGTTTCTCGCCTGTTTGCTGCAGGTCTCCTGCAGACTGACGACAGGATAGCGCTGAAAGAGATAACGCGGCAGCTCCACCTGGAAAACGTCGTCGGTGACAAAGTGTTTGTAAGTGTCGGGAAAGAGTTTTGTCAACAGTTTTGTAATaaataatgcaataaaaaaagaactgctCTAAATacctgttttgtgtttaatttttCAGGGCAGTTTTGCAGAGAATCTGGCTTTCCTGCTGGAGGCATTGAAGAAAGGTTAGAACATTTGTTAATTTAAGGGGAGACACTTCTCTACACATCTGACTACATTTTATCTATTTTTCGCCTGTaaatttctcctaaattcaccaaaagttagcattagataacgccttgttttcatattttaaaaaagagGGAAGAATGGAGGGGAAGAAGGGAGGGGAAGGGTATGGGggcatatttaaacaaacatttcagaaaaacaatttgtcttaatgtcagtaatcaaCTGGGAACTTTCATGCTGATATCTGTTGGttcatttgttttcctattCACCTGGGTCTCCCTTTAAGAGTATAAGAGTATATATGCAGTTCCTTCTTCTCTCTCCCGTCCAGGGGATCGCAGCAGCAGCCGCCCCGTGTTGTTCGTCCTGGAGGAGTTTGACCTTTTCGCCCACCACAAGAACCAGACTCTGCTCTACAACCTGCTGGACGTCTCCCAGTCGGCTCAGGCTCCTGTCGCCGTGGTCGGCATTACCTGCCGACTGGTGAGCCTcgctcaggctacatttaggcTATGGGCACACTTGGCGTCAATCATTTTTGTAGCGTtctcaccatatctgtgtctgaaGCGTTGGAAaggctagagcagataataagtAACTTGCACTCAAAAagttttaaagacaaaacttaaagctAAAGCAGTCCACCTATAAGATGATACGAGATGGTACTGCTGGTTGGTGGTTCACTGAAACATTTTGGTGCCGTGGTTCCTTTTCACGCAGGATGTTctggagctgctggagaagCGGGTGAAGTCACGGTTCTCCCACCGTCAGATCCACCTGCTGAGCAACCCGACGTTCCCTCAGTACCTGGCGCAGGTCCGGACCCAGCTCAGCCTGCCCGCCGACTTCCCCGACCACCAGTTTGCCGAGGACTGGAACGCCAGCGTAAAGGTGAATCAAGGGACGAGTCTAGGCTCGGTCTAAAATAgggattatctgtatcagcgttttatttgctaataactgataaagttaatgaattaaacacAGCTCGGTGTCTTTCCCTCTGCTTCATCTTTtaatgtgtattatgttgaaagtttctaatttagtAAATACttgcttaaaggtgctctaagcgatgtcacgtgttttttaggctacaacattttttttgtcacatacagcaaacatctcctcactatctgctagctgcctgtcccctgaacacactgtaaaaaacatctcctcactatctgctagctgcctgtcccctgaacacactgtaaaaaacatctcctcactatctgctagctgcctgtcccctgaacacactgtaaaaaacatctcctcactatctgctagctgcctgtcccctgaacacactgtaaaaaaacatctcctcactatctgctagctgcctgtcccctgaacacactgtaaaaaaacatctcctcactatctgctagctgcctgtcccctgaacacactgtaaaaaaaacgcggtctctgtagacagcccaggctccacaaacggcaacaaaaacaaactgcggcaacctgcaccaccaaacataacaaacagtcttccagccaataactgacaagaaggatttgggggggggggggggttagtgcgtggAAGCAcgcaagggagggggggggggatgggatgaggaggagggaggggcgagctagcctccgttttgtagtgacatcacccaacatcgcttagagcaccttttttaaagcattcaaactaagttttgtgttggtttttgtgtggagtttgtgaatcttaattttgacttaaagattttcattttcactgtaaatgcatatcggatTCAAATCCACTTGGTCGGTGACTCGTCATCGCTGGGGGCGTGGCCTGTGGCGGAGTCGCCGTGGGGGAGAACAATCCTTTCCCCCCTGACGAGATAACGTAGCGTTAACCCAGTATGGACTGCTCAAAAGCGCTTTAACCGCTTGACAGAGCATTACATTAAAACCAAACTGAGCCGTGTTGGGTCGGATTGTCCGTACATTAGAAGTGACTGGATAAACGACCCAACGGAGCGGCCAGAGGTGACGTTTCCCCACATTttttgttaacgttagctacctgaTTGAGTCTCCAGGTAagagacagctaacgttaacccaGGGTCATCAGACAGTCTGTTGTACTAGTAGCACTAGTATGTCTAAGcatgttaaatgaataaattccATGAAATTGTCACAGTTTGGACTGTAGCAGCGACGTTCGTGGTATCACCGGCTCCGTCTGTCTATTCGGCAGTATATAAAACTTAAgatctggattttttttaactttattagaGGCGCAGAACGCCACGCAGCAACTTTTCGGCATTGTACcaagcaaaaaaacaatcataaGTATGACGAGTCAAGATCAACCGCTAAGGTCTCTACTCATTCATTAGAATGGTTTGTTTTACCCGACGGCATAAACGGAAATGACGTTTTAGTGGGCGTTCCCAGTAATGCCGACCAAGTCTATATCGGtttcattaaagtgctcatattatgctttttggttttttccctttcctttattgtgttatataacttttttttgtgcatgttataggtttacaaagtgaaaaagtccaaagtccccccccccccaaagggacttaccatctccaacagaaaacactgttcacaaactgctccaaacagctctgttgtagtccagcctttacttcagagacaaacgtggtcactttggaacacacgttataatgctcgcctagctgctagcgtggcactccctcatactctgcttctgactggctagtagtccttacctaggaactgtcaggacacgccctcatactctgcttctgactggctagtagtccttacctaggtactgtcagggcactccctcatactctgcttctgactggctagtagtccttacctaggtactgtcagggcacgccctcatactctgcttctgactggctagtagtccttacctaggtactgtcagggcacgccctcatactctgcttctgactggctagtagtccttacctaggtactgtcagggcactccctcatactctgcttctgactggctagtagtccttacctaggtactgtcagggcacgccctcatactctgcttctgactggctagtagtccttacctaggtactgtcagggcacaccctcatactctgcttctgactggctagtagtccttacctaggaactgtcagggcacgccctcatactctgcttctgactggctagtagtccttacctaggtactgagcatgtgctactcccaacaaagatgggatagaagtgcgatgtctcactctgtagctaaaatggagagctcaacacacagggtgaaaagaggagctgcagcaatgtgcagtacaacaaaaatatggtgttttttgaaaatgaaaccatgtaaacctattctgatacctctaaatacaattatgaacctgaaaatgagcataatatcaGCActttaactactaataatcggtatcggccctGAAAATCAGTCGACCCCTagtgttgaaaaataaaatacagtgttcaatggggaaaaaagtcacttttaacccagacattttaaagctgtaaccAATACCGTGAAacggtgatatttttgctgaaggttatcataccgtagGAAACTCCCAGCGGCCCACGCCCACAACCAatctcttgtgtttttgttctgttgcTGTCTTCAGACGCTGGTTGAAGACAAATCAGCGGTGGATGTTTTACAGAGACACTTCAACTCCAGCAAAGACTTCCGCTCGATGCACATGCTGCTGGTACGACGCGGCGCATTTCTTTCATTGTTACAAAACTACATGCGGCATTTAAGTTTGAGACACTAAACCCCGAGCGACCTCACTCTCTGTTTTCCAGATGTTGTGTCTGAGTCGCGTGTCTGTAGCTAAACCTGCCGTCAAGCCTGCAGACCTGCTGGAGGCCAGCAGACTGTGTTTCTCTGACGCCAAGGCCAACATACTCCACGGTAAAAAAATCATGTCTATCACTCtcagcgctggaagaagtattcagatcctttagtaaaagtactatttccacactgtaaaaaatactctgttactctGTTACAAatccctgcattgaaaatgttacttcagtaaaagtctgtaagtatcatcaggaaaatgtagttaaagtattaaaagtaaagaactcttctccattgtagaaagtgtaaaggatcaaccagttgtgtgtttaatggtctaatccaGGGGGGTCAAACTCAAGGCCGAACTCGGCCCCTCACACCCTTTGATCCGGATCCAcgtatcaatttaggttcacaataaattttggcccgcctagtttttgtcgctttttcccaTATTTTTGACACcattttgggggcttttttccAACgtctttttggcatttttttcgtAAAAGATGTGGTGCCATTTCTTATGTTTTGCTGCTATCTCATTTTTGGCACAACATTTCTGgtgattttttaaaaaaaaatttttagcatgtcaataaacttgtttgtctagtttactttagaataaaacatcagattttataaactacatgtgttttgtgtgcaggaatcttaatgtgtaaagtaactagtaactaaagctgtaacagatgaatgtagtggagtaaaaagtacaatatgtctctctgaaatgtagcggagtagaagtagaaagtggcatgaaaaaaaaaaagactcaagtaaagtacaagtacctcaacatttggactgaagtacagcaCTGGAGTAcatccagtccctccagaaaaacgtgattatgcgattgcataattcaatgcataatcagccaaagtccgcatatttatgcgggggggggggcgcattttttcaaatacgccgcactttcgccgcataaattgccgatttctgcgcaaaatatgcaggcttgcatgatttcataatccccgcagtttcgttgcaaaaaagtcccaaatatcttagctgaaagatgaaaaatgttgcgtttacttcacacaagagcagccattttcccctgttgccatggggacgttatgaagtgacgtaattacgagACGTGAACATCAGCGGAAAggtgcaaaccccgcgatgaagccacagttttaaaaagttcCCACATTGTCAtcacataaaattgcataaatatcccgcatattctctctctctctctctctctctctctctctctctctctctctctctctctgtctgtccgtcttgGAGCTGTGCCTGATCATCGCCATGAAACATCTCAACGACGTCTACGAAGGAGAGCCGTTCAATCTGCAAATGGTTCACAACGGTACGGCCGGACGCTCCACCTAGTTGATGGTTCGTCATAGAAAACGCAGAcagatgaaatgaaataaaaagccATCCAAAGGGGCTGTGAAAAGCAGCAcagtgacatgtcaaaatatcCAAACTCAACACCACCAATGGTTAGAAATGACAGAAGACATTTACACTATGAAAGAAAATGACTTACCAGTTAAGAGGAAATGTTTTCATTCATAAATGGAAGAAATGGTAGTGGAAATAGTTTATGACCAAGATAGGTTCCAAGATATTTCCTTCCATATCTATGGTTGTGAGACTCTCGGTTGAACAGAATGTTTGGATGTATGCACAAAACCACACGCAAACTGAACTCAACACCACAGTGACACTTACAGTGCTTAGGATTGTTGTTTTGGTGCAAAAAGAGCAACCAAATAGCTTCTAAAGGAAGGGACAAGGTAGTCAAAACTGCTTCTGTCTTTAGTGTCCCAGACACTCACTTTTGCCTTTTGGACAATTTAGaaaatctggttttaaacctTCAAACTTCTACTTGTACTCAGAATAAAGgttggatgaatgaatgaatgaatgaatgacggaaaaacaacaaaaatgaatcaacaaGAGGAGTAAGCGTTTGTCACAGATGCTAAGAATGACAAATAAAAGTCTGACTGTGAGTCCAAAAACAGTCAAATATCAGCCAGAATGTAATTCAACTTGTTCTTACTTGTATGTGATCAGTTGGTTTTTCTACAtcttctgtctgtttgtttttttctgtttttagagTTTAAGAAGTTCCTGCAGAGGAAGTCAAACTCCATGTACAACTTTGAGCAACCTGTCATCATGAAGGTCTGTATAACGGGGCGTTCACAGCGGGGGGGGGGAAagtcagctgttccacaaactccccgacagttcagtgcttgtgtttggtgtgttaaaactttcttgtggcagcgatagaggcagtgatgtttcccgtttcctgtacgggactctcacaccgcctcaaaacactgACAAGTCAGATccccggttacatgattggccagcGCAGCGAgacgtggggttgcgtttctcaaaagttgagtcggtctcaacttttcgccgcaggcccgctgcgtttctttctttccgtggaaagacctgcgtttttgccggACCGTCTGGCGGCCGACGCAGCCTGTCTGAACGCAGCCTGTCTGAACGCAGTCTGTCTGAACGCAGCCTTAagcatttaaagctttagtgtgtaactttttgatatttatGAGCGTCTGTTACATTTAAGCcatcgccaaatgagttgctacaaagctaattaagactatcagctccacacaactctctctggatttctccgtatgactatgttcagaagatttatggcgtccggtgacttttcccgcgcagaaactcaagataatgacctcttctgaagagtccaacatgttttttaatccgccgtgtcctccttggctactagcaactgtgtggaggggggggccTGATCACGGAAGGTTTGTATCATGTGACAGTGTTGTCATTCC includes the following:
- the orc4 gene encoding origin recognition complex subunit 4 isoform X1, encoding MSKRKIQEAHMPKGECITQVQEILRERLCHQQLPDRPEGLEAQHKHLLELLKRTAVHGESNSVLIVGPRGAGKTMLLKCVLRDLLEEKEAQKNLLQVHLNGLLQTDDRIALKEITRQLHLENVVGDKVFGSFAENLAFLLEALKKGDRSSSRPVLFVLEEFDLFAHHKNQTLLYNLLDVSQSAQAPVAVVGITCRLDVLELLEKRVKSRFSHRQIHLLSNPTFPQYLAQVRTQLSLPADFPDHQFAEDWNASVKTLVEDKSAVDVLQRHFNSSKDFRSMHMLLMLCLSRVSVAKPAVKPADLLEASRLCFSDAKANILHGLSVLELCLIIAMKHLNDVYEGEPFNLQMVHNEFKKFLQRKSNSMYNFEQPVIMKAFEHLQQLELIRPLDSSASRIQREYQLMRLMLDHSQIMEALQKYPQCPTDIKQWAMSAFS
- the orc4 gene encoding origin recognition complex subunit 4 isoform X2, with the translated sequence MSKRKIQEAHMPKGECITQVQEILRERLCHQQLPDRPEGLEAQHKHLLELLKRTAVHGESNSVLIVGPRGAGKTMLLKCVLRDLLEEKEAQKNLLQVHLNGLLQTDDRIALKEITRQLHLENVVGDKVFGSFAENLAFLLEALKKGDRSSSRPVLFVLEEFDLFAHHKNQTLLYNLLDVSQSAQAPVAVVGITCRLDVLELLEKRVKSRFSHRQIHLLSNPTFPQYLAQVRTQLSLPADFPDHQFAEDWNASVKTLVEDKSAVDVLQRHFNSSKDFRSMHMLLMLCLSRVSVAKPAVKPADLLEASRLCFSDAKANILHGLSVLELCLIIAMKHLNDVYEGEPFNLQMVHNGTAGRST